A DNA window from Onychostoma macrolepis isolate SWU-2019 chromosome 13, ASM1243209v1, whole genome shotgun sequence contains the following coding sequences:
- the LOC131552278 gene encoding tripartite motif-containing protein 16-like: MAKSRISVAEDQFICPICLDLLMDPVTIPCGHSYCMSCITSHWNQHHQMGIYSCPQCRKTFTPRPALGKNVMIAEMVEKLKKTEPRDAVLAGPGDVKCDICTGRKNKAVKSCLVCLNSYCQTHFEEFHSDERHKVIDATGRLKEMICQKHHKLLEVFCRTDKQCICVLCVMDEHRNHETVSAAEEKSKMQGHLREMQRTIQQKIQKKEMKLQDLRDAAETHKVTQAAVEDSEKIFSDLILSIERSRSEVTQLIRAQERASVSRAEERLERLKQEIADLRRNKAELEQLSDTDDHIRLLQSFQSLSLSGSSKSPRIIISSAVSFDEVEKSVSKLRDQLNQYCREAMENISGTVKDIQIILGPDFETREEYLRYFHQFTLDPNTTNKNLSLSDGKRTITSPLTDQPYPDHPDRFDSVVQVLCRESVSGRCYWEVDYGQSERLGVSVSYKSISRKGRRGNESRFGHNNQSWILLCSPPKYIFLHNNIKTKLMVASSSSRIGVYVDHGAGILSFYSVSDTMTLIHKVQTTFTQPLYPVFSLGRNASVKLCNVKT, from the exons ATGGCAAAATCCAGAATTTCAGTGGCTGAAGACCAGTTCATATGTCCAATTTGTCTGGATCTCCTTATGGATCCAGTGACCATCCCatgtggacacagttactgcATGAGCTGTATTACAAGCCATTGGAATCAGCATCATCAAATGGGAATCTACAGCTGTCCACAGTGCAGAAAGACCTTTACGCCAAGACCCGCTTTAGGCAAGAATGTGATGATTGCTGAAATGGTGGAGAAACTTAAGAAGACTGAACCTCGAGATGCTGTTCTTGCTGGACCTGGAGATGTGAAGTGTGACATCTGTACTGGACGGAAAAACAAAGCGGTCAAGTCCTGTCTGGTGTGTCTGAACTCTTACTGTCAAACTCATTTTGAAGAGTTTCATTCTGATGAACGACACAAAGTGATCGATGCCACTGGACGACTGAAGGAGATGATCTGCCAAAAACACCATAAGCTTCTGGAGGTTTTCTGTCGCACCGACAAGCAATGTATTTGTGTTCTGTGTGTGatggatgaacacagaaaccaTGAGACTGTATCAGCTGCAGAAGAAAAGTCTAAGATGCAG GGTCATTTGAGGGAGATGCAGAGAACAATCCAGCAGAAAATCCAGAAGAAAGAGATGAAGCTTCAGGACCTGAGAGATGCTGCTGAGACTCATAAGGTGA CACAGgcagcagtggaggacagtgagaAGATCTTCTCTGATCTCATTCTCTCCATTGAGAGAAGCCGCTCTGAGGTGACACAGCTGATCAGAGCTCAGGAAAGAGCTtcagtgagtcgagctgaagaACGACTGGAGCGACTGAAGCAGGAGATCGCGGATCTGAGGAGGAATAAAGCTGAACTGGAGCAGCTTTCAGACACAGATGATCACATCCGTTTGCTCCAG agtttccagtctctctctctctctggatcTTCAAAATCACCCAGAATCATCATCAGTTCTGCCGTCTCTTTTGATGAAGTTGAGAAATCTGTTTCTAAACTGAGAGACCAACTAAATCAATACTGCAGAGAGGCGATGGAGAACATATCTGGTACAG TGAAAGACATTCAGATCATTCTTGGACCTGATTTTGAGACCAGAGAGGAATACTTAAGAT atttcCATCAGTTCACTTTGGATCCAAACACGACTAATAAAAACCTCAGTCTGTCTGACGGGAAAAGGACTATTACTAGCCCTCTTACAGACCAgccgtatcctgatcatccagacagatttgattcTGTAGttcaggtgttgtgtagagagagtgtgtctggacgctgttactgggaggttGACTACGGTCAGAGTGAACGTTTGGGTGTATCAGTGTCttataagagcatcagcaggaagggacGCCGTGGCAATGAGAGTAGATTTGGACATAATAATCAGTCCTGGATATTGTTGTGTTCACCCCCCAAATATATATTCCTGCACAATAACATAAAGACTAAACTCATGGTAGCATCCAGCTCCTCTAGAATAGGAGTGTATGTGGATCATGGTGCAGGAattctgtccttctacagcgtctctgacacaatgacCCTCATTCATAaagtccagaccacattcacacAACCTCTCTATCCTGTGTTTTCACTGGGTAGAAATGCATCAGTGAAACTATGTAATGtcaaaacataa
- the LOC131551940 gene encoding tripartite motif-containing protein 16-like — MAEARISVAQDQFICPICLDLFMDPVTIPCGHSYCMSCITSHWNQDHQMGIYSCPQCRKTFTPRPDLGKNVMIAEMVEKVKKTEPRDAVLAGPGDVKCDVCTGRKNKAVKSCLVCLNSYCQTHFEEFHSDKRHKVIDATGRLKEMICQKHHKLLEFFCHNDQQCICVQCVMDEHRNHETVSAAEEMTKMQGHLREIQRTIQQKIQKKEMKLQDLRDAAESHKRSAQAAVEDSEKIFSDLILSIERSRSEVTQLIRAQERASVSRAEERLERLKQEIVDLRRNKAELEQLSDTDDHIRLLQLSRIQSVNCHSPSTRAKLNVKIILGPKIETRDEYLRHFHQFTPDPNTMQKRIFLSDGKRTITSPLTDQPYPDHPDRFASVVQVLCRESVSGRCYWEVDYGQSERLGVSVSYKSISRKGRRGNESRFGHNNQSWILLCSPPKYIFLHNNIKTKLMVASSSSRIGVYVDHGAGILSFYSVSDTMTLIHKVQTTFTQPLYPGFSLGRNASLKLCNVKT, encoded by the exons ATGGCAGAAGCCAGAATTTCAGTGGCTCAGGATCAGTTCATATGTCCAATTTGTCTGGATCTCTTTATGGATCCAGTGACCATCCCatgtggacacagttactgcATGAGCTGTATTACAAGCCATTGGAATCAGGATCATCAAATGGGAATCTACAGCTGTCCACAGTGCAGAAAGACCTTCACGCCGAGACCTGATTTAGGCAAGAATGTGATGATTGCTGAAATGGTGGAGAAAGTGAAGAAGACTGAACCTCGAGATGCTGTTCTTGCTGGACCTGGAGATGTGAAGTGTGACGTCTGTACTGGACGGAAAAACAAAGCGGTCAAGTCCTGTCTGGTGTGTCTGAACTCTTACTGTCAAACTCATTTTGAAGAGTTTCATTCTGATAAACGACACAAAGTGATCGATGCCACTGGACGACTGAAGGAGATGATCTGCCAAAAACACCATAAGCTTCTGGAGTTTTTCTGTCACAACGACCAGCAATGTATTTGTGTTCAGTGTGTGatggatgaacacagaaaccaTGAGACTGTATCAGCTGCAGAAGAAATGACTAAGATGCAG GGTCATTTGAGGGAGATTCAGAGAACAATCCAGCAGAAAATCCAGAAGAAAGAGATGAAGCTTCAGGACCTGAGAGATGCTGCTGAGTCTCATAAG CGATCTGCACAGgcagcagtggaggacagtgagaAGATCTTCTCTGATCTCATTCTCTCCATTGAGAGAAGCCGCTCTGAGGTGACACAGCTGATCAGAGCTCAGGAAAGAGCTtcagtgagtcgagctgaagaACGACTGGAGCGACTGAAGCAGGAGATCGTGGATCTGAGGAGGAATAAAGCTGAACTGGAGCAGCTTTCAGACACAGATGATCACATCCGTTTGCTCCAG ctgtcacgaatccagtctgtGAACtgccattcaccctccaccagag CAAAACTAAATGTTAAAATCATTCTTGGCCCCAAAATTGAGACCAGAGATGAATACCTCAGAC ATTTCCATCAGTTCACTCCGGATCCAAACACAATGCAAAAACGCATTTTTCTGTCTGACGGGAAAAGGACTATTACTAGCCCTCTTACAGACCAgccgtatcctgatcatccagacagatttgctTCTGTAGttcaggtgttgtgtagagagagtgtgtctggacgctgttactgggaggttGACTACGGTCAGAGTGAACGTTTGGGTGTATCAGTGTCttataagagcatcagcaggaagggacGCCGTGGCAATGAGAGTAGATTTGGACATAATAATCAGTCCTGGATATTGTTGTGTTCACCCCCCAAATATATATTCCTGCACAATAACATAAAGACTAAACTCATGGTAGCATCCAGCTCCTCTAGAATAGGAGTGTATGTGGATCACGGTGCAGGAattctgtccttctacagcgtctctgacacaatgacCCTCATTCATAaagtccagaccacattcacacAACCTCTCTATCCTGGGTTTTCACTGGGTAGAAATGCATCATTGAAACTATGTAATGTCAAAACATAA